AGGTATACTTAAAACTAAAGAGCAAGTGACTAcagtgttattttatttctttactaaTAAAATGCCACTGTGTATTTCTTGGTGTTACCATTGTAATTAGGTATTACTCAGATAATTTTTAGAAGTTGGATTTTTTCAACTCATTTGTATACTTCTAattttaaatttggaaatttgaaatttgaaatttgttttgtaaatataatAAGTGATGTAAAATAACAGGTTTTATGTGCATAGATTATACTGACCTGGCAaggtttctggttttgttttcattccagtttttaaatatttggctGAAAAATATCTTCAAAAGCTTAAACAGCAAGTAACTGAGAATCCAGAATCAATGCATTCAAGTAGTAACAAAATTGGTAAGTACCCAGAAAGTTTTAGCCCCATATTTACCTGGCAGATTTATTTTCCATTCataatcatatttatttttaaaaaaaagatacagtatgctcaattctgtaaagaaatgtgAGATTATTAGGAGTATCAGCTCTCTTATTAAAGGTATGTTGAATTAGAAGCCTTTTTCCCTGAGGAGTTTTCTAAAGGTCTCTCCTGTTTGACTTGACAGTCGCCCTGTCTCCGCACCTTCTCCCTTTCCTGCCGCCTCACTCAGTACCCAGCCTGGTTTTAGCATGCGATGCCAGCAGGGTGTCGTGCTCGCCGGGGAGCAGGGACCACCTGCCCGTGTCTGACTTGGACGGTGATTTCTGGGAGGACAGGCACCAGTCCTGTCCTAAGGACCCCTGCCTGCACCCCACCCTCACTACACATTCACACACGGCATTTTCTTGACCTGTTTTAACTTCTCTTACTTCCCCATCTTTATTGCCTGTGCTCCTACTGTCAGACCCCGCACATGCTCTGGCCCATGCCAGGGCCGCGGTGACAAGCTGCTGTGTGTCTGGTCTCCAGGCCACCCTGTCTCCTCCCGTCTGCTGAGTCTGGAGCAGAGGGTTCTCCCCTCTGCTCCGTCCTGGTTGTGAGCACGTTCAGTGCAGGCCTGCCGCATCCCACCGCTTGAGGACCGCTTGGTCGATCCTTCCCACGCAGCTCGTGCCCCCTTACATCACGTACCTTGTTTACTGTTCCACTGAAGGCCTGCTGTTTCTTGAGTCTTCTCTTTGGCTCATGTTGGCTCTTCCGTCAAGAATggcctccccttccctcttctgTCTGGAACTGTGCATCCTTCGAGGTCTCTGTCCAAAGCTCTTGACTCTGGCTGGAGCACAGCCTTCACTTCTCTTAAACGTGTCCAGGGTCCAGTCCCTCCTTCCTGTCGTTCGTCCTTTCTCACTAGTTAGATGTGGTTGACCCTTCTGTTGAGCTGTCTGTGGGACCTCACGTCTCTTTCATGACGCCGAGCGTGTGTCCTGCAGCGTCGCTGCATCCTCCGCGTGTAAGCCTCTTGGGCAGGAACAGTCTTGGCTGTCATTGTGTCGCCCAAAGTGTCTCAGGCAGAGTCTTGTGCATCACGGATGGTAAATAGCTCATGGATTGGAGATTACATTTTGGGACCATCATGGTGCAAAATGAAAACCGTAACAGTTGGAAGTTTTTCTTTAGTTCATCCCTTTTGTCTGCTCATCACTTTGAGGATCTGCAGACCATCTTGCTGTTGTTTTAGCCTGGATGGAAACATCTGCCATCAGTACCAGCTCTAACATGTGCAGTGTCTTTATTAATATGACATATAACAAGATAGGTGCTATTGAGGAAGTTCTGTGATGTGAAGTCAGTAAGTGAAGTTATTTAAGTGATCATACAGACTTCAAATTTCAAAATCAGATTGTTACTGAAAACAGGCAGAGGAGTGTGCAGGGTGTTGCCCTTGGGCAGCAGAGGGAGGAAGGACTCCACGCGCCCTTCACCCCACATGTGCATGCAGCAGCGCTGCGGGGCTCTGAGGgaccggggcggggtggggggttgcGGAGAGACTTCACCGCCCCCCTCCTGGTTCCTTTTGAACTTGGAACTCTGTTATTgtctattaaaaacaaatgaagtgaAAACAAAAGCTTCATATTGTAAATACTTGAAACGTCACTAATTTACTAAGAAACTGGGTATACAGTCTGAGTAGATGAGCCTGTGGTCCATCAGTGTCAACATCTGTATTGTCCCTCACTTTATCCAGGGGTCTTTAGCACGTCTGCTGGGAGTCACTTGGGTCAGAATTCAAGTACCCTCAATGGTGGAGATGTCATTAACCTCAGGCCCAACAGACAGAGGACCAAGAAAAACCGAAATCCTTTCAGCAGCTGTAGCATACCCTAACAGGCCtcagggaggaggaaatggaattaCATTGTGCAGTAAGACACATCCAGCTATCACGGTATGTTACACGATTTTTCGCAGACTTTGCACCTAATTGGCTGTCTGAAAATTGACAGACTTAAATGTTATTCTGCAGTGCTTTTCAGAATGGAGCAAGATCTCTGAAAAATTACTGCCCTGTGGacgcattttaatttttttacattagACGAAGCTTCTCCTGTTATTGAAGGAATGATATAAGAAACATCAAAAACAGGTTTTGCTGAATTTGAAATGcagaaacacataaataaaatgcCTAAATATATTGGTGTAGATTTTAATATTAGGGGTCAAGGAAAGATAGCAGGCATTCTTTTCTGAAATTGGTCATTTAGCTTTCCTGGGAAATAATACTGACTCTGAGTACTTAAAGAATCATATTGAAAGGCAAGCCCTGATCTTACCAGACTGCATTAGTGTGTATTACGATGTTACTTGTGCAATGTCTGTATATGTGGAACATGGAGGTGTGTGCACGCAGATCCTTGGTTCTGGAGTAAAGGAAGGTATGTGCAGTGTTTAAGGAAACATGGAATCTAACTTGTTCATTCATGAAATCATTTACACACTTACGTGTATGTtctaagtttttattttcaaatgagaaattcCAGATCAATACTTTGCAAAATGAGGTTGAATTTAAAAGTGCTTTGTGCCAAAAATCTCATACCTAATTCTCAGTGCTTTACCAGAATCTATACTGTTGATACTCTCTTTTAAAAGCAGCTTTCCTCTCTAACAGGGTAGATGAAAGAGGAGTATAAGTGCATTAGTGCTAGAGCCCCTCCCAGGTGGGGTTGGTCACGGGGCCTTTTCCACATCCCTACACGTGGGTGGCGGGCTCGAGCTGGCGGCTGCAGGACCCCCGCCCTGGGCAGCATGGCCACCCCACACCTGGGGCCTTTTGCTGTTGATAACACAATTCTGAACTTTTAGGATTATACtagcaatttttttaaacatataagaggtgattttttttttttgtcttaaaccACATTACGGATTTTATAATGCCCTGCAACTCTAAAGCTTCTTTTTGTTTAcacatttttgtatgtttttttcagattataattttaaaatttctataacCTTCAGTTTGTATAGCACTTTCTCAAGAGCTCTGTCAGCACCAAATACAAAGTAATTTAAGTGATTTTAATATGTAATCATGTGGCAGAGTATCCATTTTGTGATTTGGACAGTAGCTTTCCAACACAGATACATAATTGCATGAACTGTACTAAAACTGGTTATCATTCATCAATGACTTGTTTTTAACCCCTTGCAACACACACCTGGTCTTTACaggatttaaaaatatgtgaaaataactTTTCTTAGAAAGTGTGTCACCaagtcatttttcattatttgtacTAAATgcataatgttttatatattccttttgtatgttttctttttaagtctGCCATCTGTACCAACCTCATCCCCCTGTCCAGATTAATGTTGAGaacagaatataattttttagGGCATGTCTTTCAATGGTCAGGAGTGAATGTTTGCTTTTCATAATATTGAAATAATCTGGCATTATCTATTACAAAGTaatataaaatctttatttttatgccACCAGTTGTCACCACTCCCACTGCTGGCAGTGGGGTAGGTGTTGGAGAAAATCCTGTTCCTGACGTTGGGTGCCCACTGGCAATTCATCTTCCCTTTTCTACTCTCTGGAAATACAGTCCCTTTAATTTTtgcacaaaatatatttttcagcaaACAGTCTTTATAGCAGAAAAATCATACTATATAAAATGTTGTAGTTCTATTTCACATTAATTAAATGTATGTGGGTAAAGGtttgttatttttctatataaaaaaTGTAATCTCTGATGATGGTTGGAGTTCCCTTGATATCTGTAATATAATCTTATgtacttagttttatttttttaaggagaacTGGGATCTTTGTTACacgtttgaatttttaatttgcaattctgtATTTTACCTAACCATAATTggttaatttaaataattaaataggcCCCCAAAATCAGCCCCAAGTTACCTTCTCAGTTTGCAAAACCTTCAAAATTGACACTAAATTTTTTTGCCCTGAGacctttaattcttttaaataactACTAATTTCTGAACCGTGGCTGCTGAAGAAATAAGGCCCCAGGACACTGCATCTGTGCACTGATGCGCTTTTACATCATGGCTGGTCCTCGGCTGCGGTGTGGTCGCCTCGTCTCAGAATGCTCAGGAttccttttcccctttcagtCTGCCTGTTGAATTAAGAGCATATAGAATGAAGCAACAGAATTATATTAAATCAGGCTAAATGGTTTCCTTTTTATCTGCTCAAAGTTGACAACACTCATGTACTTCTTCAAAACAAAGTGAAACTAACATTACAAAGAAGAGCCCGTCCCAGCATGGCCTGAGCGCACGCTGGTCTGGGTGTCCCCGGAGCTGGCCGTGCTGGGTATGGGCAGGACCACCGCAGGGCCCCTCTGTGCCCAGAGTCCAGGCTGGGCTCTCCTCCGAGATCCTGGACTCAGCTGCAGGACCTGACATCCCAACTTAAAGACTGTCAGATTTTTGCCTCCTTTTAAACACCTTTCAAATAGTTGACTGGTAACTTGCTGAGGTACTCCCATCACTAGGGTGTGTTTCTCTGGAAACAAAATGAACTGATCAGTGAAAACCTGTCCCACATGCAGTCATCTGGTGAACAAGGCAGTCCTGGGCTGAACTGGAGTGAATGGGAAGGGGAGGATTCACAGACGCTGACAGTCTTTGACAACCTGAGGAAAACCTGGTTGTCTGCTGATAAAGAAAAAGATGGAACAAAAAATCTTTTATGTAATAGTGAACCTGATGATAGCAAATGAGTTTGACAAATCAAGAGACTTTGCTACAGTTATCAGTAAGAATTAATGTCTCCCATGAGAGGAGAGATTTACGTAAGGTGGACTTGGGCTGGCATTGAAACTACCGTGAATGTCCTCAGATTGTAACTGCTTTTTATGAAAAGACATATAAATCTATAAAACCAGTCTGGAGCttgagtgttttttttcccccagtgtgaAAAGTACCTACCTTTTAATGAAAACTGAATGTGATGTATTCATTTCGAAGTATTTGGGGAAGTTGAAGTTTGTGTATCAATAGGCACTAGCAGATAGTCTATAGTTGTGCTATTTATACAGATAAAAGAATAATCAATACACTGGTTATCCTTGTTAGTGGACAAAATGCAACCTAAATAAAGGTATTTCATATGTAATAGGAAAAATGCTCAATGCTGACAAGTTTTCAGCGAAACAGGTACTTTTTAATTATTGAAGACATATAAATTGATATAACTCTCATACAAAAAAACTTCGGAAACATATCAAGCCATGAAAATGCATACACCCTTTGACCCAGTAAAACCAGTTGCTAGGaatttatatgaagaaaatcagaaacaaaggaaggaagaagcttGGTGTACATAATCTGTTGCAGTAATAAGCAACAAACTGGAAACAGCCTCAACCTTCAGTAGGTGGAACGGAAGGTAAATTGTACAACTACACAGGATAGAGGTTTTTAAGTTGAGAATTAAATGCAAACTTTAAAacggtatttttctttttaaaggcaaattacaacatataaaaatttaaagaaattatgaattttgaaaaagatgacggGGATGAAGAAAATCAGAGGTGAAGTCTCCCATCTTATGTCATGTTTTCACGTCTTATTAAGAAATACATATTAGGAGTTGCATAAGCCTTTAAGTTCAAAATAATTTGATACAGATGACTAAAAACCTGCTGAAGGTGATGTGATGCAGGAAAGATTCCCTCCCATCCCTCCAAGCTCACTGCCGGGCTCACAGCAGAGGTGTGGTCAGTCAGCGTGTGGCTGCTTTAGGAACAGGCCGTCTGGTCAGCCGAAAGCCCTGCGTGCCCATGTGTCTGTAGACAAAGTCCAGGAGAGAACCATGATGCTTCTGCCCCTAGCCAAGCATGTGTTTCCCCACATGCTGTTATCCACAGAATagtaaaatatagatatataggaGGTGCTAGATCCTAGTACAAGACAAGAATTCAATCTAAAAACTTCTAGAAAGGTaatcaaaatatttctaattttaattgttATTCACAAAACTAACAACACAGATATTTTGTTCTTCAGAAATAACTATCAGTATTAAATGAGTGATATGTGACATACACAACTATTACCATTTAAGACAGTCCTTTATCCTTTTACGTGATTGTTTATGAGGACTGTTCGGCTTGAACACTAGTTGAATCTGGTGTCGGCGTTCTGCTGCAGCGTTTTGGCAGCAGCTCCTTTAGAATGCTCCAGCAGCTTGATGGCCTTGTCAGAGTTTTCAATGTTCCTGAGCAGGGTCTCTAGTCGTCTCTTGATTTTCTTCTGGTCCTCGAGAGCACAGCCGATCACGATGGACTGGAACTTTTGGTCCACCGGCCCCGCAGGAACCTCAGAGGAACAGGCGCTGTACAGAGACATCAGGTGACTCCGGGCATTTCCCAGGTCGTCCAGAAACTTGCTGACCACCTCATCGATGATCCGCGTGGCGTGCTTGAGGGACTCCTGCTGCTGGGGACTCCTGATTGTTTCCACTGAAACCTCCACAGTCAGGGTGCGTCCCATCAGACGGTTCGCAGTCAGATTTAATTCTTCTCGTTCTCCTAAtcataaaaagtttgaaatatcaaTCAATATGAGACACACCTACATCTTTGTCAAGAACACTAAGGCATTTTGTGTGTGGATAAATCTAGCCTGCGAGCACCTATACGTTTCTTAAAGGTATATACTATTAGCAGTAAGATTAACTTAGGATGtcagggaagactgagggcaagaggagggagaggagggccacagaggatgagacggctggatgacatcactgactcagtggacaggagtctgagcaaactcagggagacagtgaagggcagggaggcctggcgtgctgcagtccatcgggttacaaggagtcggacacgactgagcgactgaacagcattAAGTGAAGAGGATCAGCCTGGACACCAGGTGACTGCCGTGGTCATCGTGTctgcaggggctggggcaggTGTGCTGGTCAGCAGGAAATCAGATGCCCTGTGTCTACACGAGTATGTGCATTAGAGGAGCAAATAACTTTCCTTCTGCCTCTCGAGCTTTTGGCTGAAACCCTGTaataagacagattaacaagccaaaaaaaaaaaaaaacccagaagctCATTACCATGCAGACCTCATGTATACCTAGGAGACCCCCAGGGAAACaggaactccaggagatggcccAGGCCTCCATCCTCAGGCAgagatggtggggagggaggcgagtTTCCAGGGCCCCAGAAAGAGGACCACGTAGGTGAGGTTTTTGTGAGACTCAGTAGGTGCCCCCGCCGGCGCAGAGGGAGACCCCTCAGAAGCAGAGGTTTCCTTTACCAAGTGTAAACGTCCATTTCCCTCACAAAACGGTGACCTCAGCTGTTTCCAGAGCTGCTCCAACGCCTGCGGTTTCTCAAAAATGGCCAGCCCAGGATAATCCTTAGGGCAGAGACACATTTACGGCGGCACATCCCGTGTGTCTGTGAGCACACCATTCTGGGCTCTGGTGGAGGAAACAGTGCCAAGACCCTGGGAGAAAGGCTGGCCCGAAACGAGGCGCTGACCTCATCCTGTCGGACCAACTCAGCCTGTGGTCTGAGTCTCGGCCAGCACGAGAAGGGTGCTGGGTCATCATCTCACTGCTTATTTGGAAGTGAGCAATCTGCGCCGCTCTGTGTAACTGGCTTCCAAGTTCACTGCTGGTTGGCCAGGACGCAGGGGAGAGACGAGATGCTGACCCACGGTAGCCATGTGACGGTTTGGGTCCCGACCTGGGCCGCGCCAGGCGGGGCCAGTCAGAGGGCACACCCAGCCCCCCGGGGCAGCCCGCCCTTTCTCCCGAAGGGGCTGCAGGGACCCCTGGCCTGgccctccgcccccccccccccccccgtcacGCCTCACCCCACCTGCTCctgtcctctgcctgcccccaccccctccacggTCCCGCCGGGCGGGCTCACCGTCGCTGATCTGCCGCATGTCCTGGCTGTTCTGGATGCTGTGGATCATCTCCAGGAGCACCTCCTTTTCCTGCTCCACGGCCGTGGCCGCCTCCCGCAGAGCCTCCACCCTGCGGGCAGGGAGACCATCAGTGCAAGAAGCCTGCCCCCGTCCGCCTCTCCGTCCAGCTCACCTGTCAGGATGATCAGGGACACGCCCCTAACGCTtcactcctttttctttcctattctctACTCTTTCCCTTCTTCATCCACTTGCCCCATGGCTCCTAGTTGCCTCTCTGCTCACAGGGCAAGCATTGTTTAGTACTTTTCTATTTGTAGATAAAAATCTGTACTTGTTTACTCGcctgttttcaatttatttatatcTCACTGCTTCTTCACTCAGCAGCATGTGTTACTAAGACCCGCTGGGTTCCCTTGTCTCCCAGCTCCCCTCACCACCCACCCGGGACTCCTGTGCCCTCGTGGCCCTGGGGACAGGCCCGGCTCAGGGTGCGTCCCCCCTGGACTCCCCTCCAGAGCAGCCGCACGGGGCAGCCCTGGGTCCCAGGAGCCCTGCCAGCCCTCGGCGTCCCCCAGCTGACAAGCGGTGTGTCAGTACTTAACCCGTGTTTCTTTCACTGCTGATAATTTTGGACATCTCTTTGTATCCCTGTGAGACAGCCTTTGCCTatcttgctctttcttttttaaactggggTTACTGTCCTCTTGCGTTATCTCCCATCTGACCCCATATAATCTGTGTCTGGGATGTCCTTCACTGAACACAGAGCCTTATTTTGAAGCGATCAGACCCAtctttttcttggttttgttCTGCCTCCTGGCTCATGCAGTGACGTTCTGTTTCAGGGTCCTCCCATCCCGAGCTCGGGACATACTTGCCTACATCTCGTATTGACTCACTCTCTCACCTTTCTCATACTCATGTCTTCATCCATCCAGAATTCACCTCTGTTTGTGATTAGataaagattttgttttcttttcctccaaatAGTGAACCATTTCCCCCAACATTACCTACCCTAAATCCATCTTTTCCTCAATGATTTGCAGACTGTCTGCCTCTGAAATCGATTCCCAAGCACCACGTGCCCCAACTCCCCACCCAACCAGACACACATGCACTTACTACACAGACAGAGCCAGCGACTAAAGACCAAGGCTGTGAAATCATCAGAGCAAGAAAACAACCATGTGTGTTTGAAGTGCCACAAGTAAATAAGTCACCAACTTAACGCAAAATAAATGTGACAGACACGGCTCCAGTCCCCAGATCAGCCTTAGAGCACCTCCCTGGGCACAGCCGTGTTCTAGCACGTGTTCCTGCCATACAAGGgggtccccgccccgccccagccgCACGCGGGCCTCTTCCCTACAGGCACCCACCTGTTACCCCCAAAATAGCACCAACACACTGTAAAGTCACAGGGTTTCAATTCTCGGGATACTAAATATATGCTGGACTCTGCTTGTAAGAgccagtggaagcacagagctcGTAAGAACCTTGTGTGACAATGTGGTTGGAAAGCAGCTGGAGCCATGAGAACCCTACAGGACAGTGGCCACGCACCAGGCGGCCTCCCAGCGGCACGCGCGGCGCGCTCACACCTTCCCCACGAGCAGACTCGGCCTGGGCCACACGAAGGGGGTCGGGTGAGCACGAACAAGAAGCAGGCGACGAAAGTGACTCTAGTATTGAAATGGCACCTGAGTCACtggtaaaggagacgatgctgaAAGAAGAGCTGACTTTTCCAGCCCtcctgagtttgttcaaatatAAGATGATAAAGAGAAAATTGTTACTCTAAAGAAGTAtgataattaatataatttataatagtaTGTTCATGGAGTTGTTAACAAGAAAATGGCTTGAAAGGAGACACtcctgaaaaaaatttaatacatcTGTCATATAAAGATGTTTTGTCATTAAGTGAAACCAAATATAGGGGAAATTGGATGgaacttttctcccaaggttAGAAACTGCCAGGCATTTTCCCtgtgaaaaacattttattttttctagccTTTTTAGTATATGATTTTATGTAAACTTTTCATTTCACAGCAAAGATACAATTCCCTTCTTCAGCATGTAGATCCCCAGGGCTTTCTGGCAGCGTGGCCCTCTCATTGCTGCCCCTCAACCTCCTGAACATTCTTTATCCCTGGCCCAGGTCCGTTAGGTGATCCTTTTTCAAAAGCCAGTCCTTTTGGCAGAACTGTTTCCTTAGcaacttcctccttcctctcccttgaGTCGTTCAAAACTACATCCGTCTAGTGTATGGACTACATCACAGGCttagtttcttattttaaaaagccggacctgggacttccctggtggtgcgtggctaagactccaagctcccagtgcagggggtccaggCTGGACTGCTGGCCAGAGAACCAgaccccacacgctgcaactgaaGATGCTGCATGCTGCCGTGAAGGCCGAGGAGCCGTGTGCTGCTGGGaaggcccagggcagccaaacGAGGATTTTCAAAAGCTGAGCCTCTGCTTAGTCTGCTTAGGTTATCCTGGTGCTATTTATCAGCCGTCGGTCTTACGTTCAACTCAACATGTGCGGTactcagccacttcagtcgtgtccgactctgatcctatggactgcagcccaccaggctcctctgtccatgggattcttcaggcaagaacactggagagggttgctgtgccctcctccaggggatcttcccaacctagggattgaacctgcatctcttagctcccctgcattggcaagtgggttgtttttttttttaccactagcaacacctgggaagccctaaattcaACTCATATAcacatctttttgtctttttcccttGCATTAGTTTTAAAACAGTTAGTtagtaaatattcaaatatttcccACCCACCCTTCCATGATTTTCCTGGAACTTTGCCCACAAGAGCGTTAGCCCATTTCACTTTATCCTTCACCTTCTTAACACATCACTGGACAATGCTCCTTGGCAGAGGGGACAGCTCTGTTTTTACTAGCTGATCCTGCAAGAGCTATgtgtccaaattgggaaagaactgATCCCCAGagcaaggctggcctgggctgTGCTCCTGGAAAACTCTCTGCATGAGATCACAACAAAGCTTTAACTACAGAGAAACTGTTCGGAATGTTCCGTGAGGACAAAATCGGGAGTGCGTGCCTCCTCGGCTGGTCTCGGCAGGCAGACCGGCCGCCCAGCAGGTGCCCTGTGCCGGGTGCGGGCCGCTGCTCACACCGGCTCCGCGGCCGCATCCTAGCTGAGTGGCCTCGAGCAGCTGCTGacattctctctgcctcagtttcctcctctgacaCAGGGATCATGAGGTGGCGGGTGTGACTGAGTGAGGCAAGGTGGTACAGGGTGTAAGTCGCCTACTGAGAGCAGGGACTGAACTACGAGCCAATAGATGCAGAACCGCGAGTGTGGGGGGCTGGCTCCTACACCATTTCCTAGAGGAGATCTgcgcatccctggcttctggtaCCCAGGGGCCCTGGAACCAATCCCTGCAGTCACCGAGGGACCACCGCGCAGCACATGCCCAGAACGGGGCCGTGAACACCGGCTACTGGGTGTCTTTATGCACTCAGCATTACGAACTCAGGATTGTAAGCAACAAGGCTCCCTAGTCATCACCCAAACAGTAGGGAACACTCACTACTGAGACGCCGATGTTAAAATGGGCCGAGGCTTTAGGGTCAGGAGCCAGTCCAGAGCAGAACGGCCTCAGGCGGCCACTCTCCTTCTGGACCTTCACTGCTGCTAAAGGAGATAATCGATGTCCTCCTCCTGCCTTGGAGGGT
This genomic stretch from Dama dama isolate Ldn47 chromosome 7, ASM3311817v1, whole genome shotgun sequence harbors:
- the BAG2 gene encoding BAG family molecular chaperone regulator 2; this encodes MAQARISAKANEGRFCRSSSMADRSSRLLESLDQLELRVEALREAATAVEQEKEVLLEMIHSIQNSQDMRQISDGEREELNLTANRLMGRTLTVEVSVETIRSPQQQESLKHATRIIDEVVSKFLDDLGNARSHLMSLYSACSSEVPAGPVDQKFQSIVIGCALEDQKKIKRRLETLLRNIENSDKAIKLLEHSKGAAAKTLQQNADTRFN